From a single Spartinivicinus poritis genomic region:
- a CDS encoding hemoblobin-interacting domain-containing protein — MINKLQYFIAFLLLTSQSVAFSAPHEIYGYLRMSVFEYHTRYYDENGNVKVYPWQTHIDLTADEADIQYLFADNTPLGQDVVVTFDQDAEWENAIYKVAKTDDSGNPNRERELNWHLQDNKIIIDASSAPLAGYNGQHKIVVRAHGYQPRFITIHLVKNAPRIYVSNGRTPVTGEALRLKLKDFSYRFVNPIYEVTVDDKVLTNTDYRVISNLVTIEEHVIRTPGLHTITIKAWGYKTAKRTLKFRRGQHSLPEVPVTVTEDAVTHEPATMTESGPFMNAAVVFNFDLVSNAFILQKLGLETQAVTQIIDAWESTDKTMVRAAGQTQFYSWEDYTYEAMEAEVVGDYLSFQAFLALQPNEYLGRPYQVKFMLNDGHFGEAVAFNQAIAVDPPAVDVEVEATTGNVVIRTEAPFWLEKIQRIKVGATQLWDYEYTINNNVIRLLNQDRFMSGNNVVTIIADGYRDLKLTIVLD; from the coding sequence TCACCAGTCAGTCTGTAGCCTTTAGTGCCCCTCATGAAATATACGGCTACCTCCGTATGTCTGTATTTGAATATCACACTCGTTATTATGATGAAAATGGCAACGTTAAGGTCTATCCCTGGCAAACCCATATTGATTTAACAGCCGACGAAGCTGATATTCAATATCTTTTTGCTGATAACACACCACTTGGTCAAGATGTTGTCGTGACTTTTGATCAAGATGCTGAATGGGAAAACGCTATTTATAAAGTGGCTAAAACGGATGATTCGGGCAACCCTAATCGAGAAAGAGAGCTTAATTGGCATTTGCAGGATAATAAAATTATTATTGACGCGTCTTCAGCCCCTTTAGCAGGTTATAATGGCCAGCATAAAATAGTTGTAAGAGCCCATGGTTATCAACCCCGTTTTATTACTATCCATCTCGTAAAAAATGCACCTCGCATTTATGTCTCTAATGGGAGAACACCGGTAACTGGAGAAGCGCTGCGGTTAAAACTAAAAGATTTTTCCTATCGCTTTGTCAACCCAATTTATGAAGTAACGGTTGATGACAAGGTTTTAACTAATACTGATTACCGGGTCATTTCTAATTTGGTGACTATTGAAGAACATGTCATTCGTACGCCCGGTTTACACACCATCACCATCAAAGCCTGGGGTTATAAAACAGCCAAAAGAACCCTGAAATTTCGCCGTGGGCAACACTCTCTACCAGAAGTACCTGTTACAGTGACCGAAGACGCTGTTACCCATGAGCCAGCGACAATGACTGAATCAGGTCCTTTTATGAATGCGGCTGTGGTATTTAATTTTGATTTAGTCAGTAATGCGTTTATTTTACAAAAGCTGGGGCTTGAAACGCAGGCTGTTACTCAAATAATTGATGCCTGGGAAAGTACCGATAAAACCATGGTAAGAGCCGCCGGGCAAACCCAGTTTTACAGCTGGGAAGATTACACATACGAAGCAATGGAAGCCGAAGTAGTTGGCGACTACCTTAGTTTCCAAGCTTTCTTAGCACTTCAACCCAATGAATATTTAGGCAGGCCCTACCAAGTAAAGTTCATGTTAAATGATGGCCATTTTGGTGAAGCGGTTGCATTTAATCAAGCTATTGCGGTAGACCCACCAGCAGTGGATGTTGAAGTTGAAGCCACTACTGGTAATGTTGTCATTCGCACCGAAGCGCCTTTCTGGTTGGAAAAAATTCAGCGGATTAAAGTTGGCGCTACTCAACTTTGGGACTACGAATATACCATAAATAATAATGTTATTCGTCTTCTTAATCAGGATCGATTTATGAGTGGGAATAATGTAGTCACCATTATTGCAGATGGCTATCGGGATTTAAAATTAACTATTGTTTTGGATTAA